The following nucleotide sequence is from Kiritimatiella glycovorans.
CGGCCCTGTTCCTTGAGGAAGCGGACCGAGTCGCGGATCATCGCCAGATTCTCGTCCTCCGTGGTACACAGGACCTCGCGCACGTGCAACAGCCAGCTCTTGCCGAAAATCGTGCAGACGGGCGTCTGCGCCTCGATCAGCGCCTGCAGACCGCGGTCCTCGGACGCGGCGGTATGCGCGCGCCGCGTGCTCCCGAACGCCGCCAGGCGGGCGTGACTCAAGCCCTCCTCGCGCAGCCGCCGGAAGAACTCCATGTCCTTGGGATTCGACGCCGCGTACCCGCCCTCGATCACATCGATGCCGAATTCATCGAGGCGGCGGGCGATGCGCAGCTTGCCCACCAGCGAAAACGATACGCCGGCGGCCTGCTCGCCGTCGCGCAGCGTCGTGTCATAGATTTCAATGCGTTGCTTGTTCATCGACTCACCCTCCCGACGCATCGGCCGTCCCGGACCGCTTCCCCGCCGCCCTGTCGCAGAACAGCGGCACGGGACGCCGCGCACACGGCGCGACTGGAAAGATTCAACTCCTCCGGCGGGTCACTCGAGTTCGAAGGATTTATGAAGGACGCGCACCGCCTCGTCCGCGGAATCCCGGGCGATGACAATCGAGATTTTGATTTCGGAGGTGGAGATCATGCCGATGTTGATTCCGTGTTCGGCCAGCGCGGAGAACATGCGCGAGGCGACGCCCGAGTGGCTCTTCATGCCGATGCCGACGATGCTGACCTTGGCGATGTCCTCGTCGAAATCGACGCCCTGCGCCTCGAGTTCCCGGGACAGTTCGTCCGCGGCGGTCTTTGCGCGCTTCATGTCCGAGACGGGGATCGTGAACGAGATATTGGTATGCCCTTCCTCGCTCACGTTCTGGACGATCATGTCCACGTTGACATCATGGTCCGCCAGCCGGTGAAACACCCGGGCGGCGACGCCGGGACTGTCCGGCACGCCGTGAAGGGTGACCTTGCACTGCCCTTTATCCGCCGCGATTCCGCGTACGACTACATCTTCCATCGAACTATCTCCTTCCACGATCTCCGTGCCGGGGCTTCGCTTGAAACTGGAGAGCACTTCGAGCCGGACGCCGTATTTCTTGGCGATCTCCACCGAACGGGAGTGCAGAACTTTGGCGCCGAGGCTCGCCAGTTCGAGCACCTCATCGCAGGTGATCCGGTCCAGCTTGCGCGCACCGGAACAGATGCGCGGGTCGGTCGTGTAGACCCCGTCGACATCCGTGAAAATCTGGCATTTGTCAGCCTCCAGGGCCGCGGCCAGGGCCACCGCGGTGGTGTCCGAGCCGCCCCGACCCAGCGTCGCCACGTCCGAGGCGGGCGTCAGCCCCTGGAATCCCGCGATGATCACCACGCGCCCGAATCCGAGCGCCTGGTGCACGCGCGCGGGATCGATGCCCGTGATCTTCGCCCGCGTGTGGGCCGCATCCGTGCGGATCCCCGCCTGGGGCCCGGTCATCGAGACCGCCTCACAGCCCATCGCATGCAGCGCCATGGTCAAAACTGAACTGGAGATCTGCTCGCCCGCCGCCATGAGCTGATCCATCTCGCGGTCGTCCGGACTCGCAT
It contains:
- a CDS encoding aspartate kinase, which produces MARIVQKYGGSSVADADCMRRVAQRIHETREAGNDVVVVVSAMGDTTDELIQLAQEVHASPDDREMDQLMAAGEQISSSVLTMALHAMGCEAVSMTGPQAGIRTDAAHTRAKITGIDPARVHQALGFGRVVIIAGFQGLTPASDVATLGRGGSDTTAVALAAALEADKCQIFTDVDGVYTTDPRICSGARKLDRITCDEVLELASLGAKVLHSRSVEIAKKYGVRLEVLSSFKRSPGTEIVEGDSSMEDVVVRGIAADKGQCKVTLHGVPDSPGVAARVFHRLADHDVNVDMIVQNVSEEGHTNISFTIPVSDMKRAKTAADELSRELEAQGVDFDEDIAKVSIVGIGMKSHSGVASRMFSALAEHGINIGMISTSEIKISIVIARDSADEAVRVLHKSFELE